TGATCCTCGCGGGCACGCCGGACATCCCTCGAGCGATTCCGTTGCATCCCAAGAAGGAGCACACGGTTTTTAATGGTCCCATCGAATGCAGGTTGTTTACTTACGAGATCGAGTGACATGGCGACGACGAAAAAGACGACCAAGAAAACTTCAAAGTCGCAAAAAACGGCTGGCTTGCCGCGTCAGATGCCTCCGCATCCACCAAAGATGGATGGTCCGGCTGAACCGATTGCACGATTTCGCAAGATATGTCTCGAATTGCCAGAAGCAACGGAGCTGGAGACGTGGGGACATCCGACGTTTCGGGTGCGTGACAAGATATTCGCGTCGGCTGGAGCGGAAGGGGGCGTGTGGTCGCTTGGAATGAAAACGACGCATGAAATGCAAGCGGGGCTCGTGGCGAGCGATCCGCGGTTTTCCGTGGCGGCGTACGTCGGCAAGCATGGCTGGATCAGCATGCGGGTCGATGACGATGTGGATTGGAATCAGGTGCGGGCGCTCGTGGTCGAGAGTTACCGCATGATTGCGCCGAAAACGCTCGCGGCGCGGGTGCAGTTGTAGGCGGGTGCCCACTTTGGAAATCCCCGACGAACCGCCAACGCGTCCTTGACGAACCGCATGTTCCTGGGTAAACCGGGCAACCTCGACCATGACGAACCGGGTTGCCTCATGGATGCGCGGATTGCGAAACACCAGCGCATTTTCGCCGAGCTTTCCCAGTTGCACCCACATCCACCTTTCTGCTACGTTGAACCCCGATGGACCCGAGAATTCCTGCTTCACCCATGGTTCTCGCTCCGAACGCGCACAGTGTTGCGGAAGCGCATACGCCAGCACGCATGGAACGTCGGTCCAAGCCAGCCCCGTTCCCGCCGGTCGACGAGCACATCGTCGTCCCGGAAGTGTCGCGGGTCGAGCTCATCGACGGGCGTGAGGTCATCGACGTGGGCTCGCTTCCTCCTCACGCAGATGCCCAAGCGCTCACCGGCTTTTTGCTGGCCGCGCACGTGCTGCGCGATTACGTCGTGGCGACCGAATTGCTCACGCGCAGCTCGGTGGATTCGGACTTCGCCACGGACGTGTGCATCCGCAAAAGGGGCATCGATCCTGCAACAGGCTCACGGTATTTGGAAGAATTGTCGTTCGAGATTGTGAACGAACAATCGATGAGCGACGTGACGGGCAAAGCAAAGAATTTGGCCCGACGCGGGGTTCGTCGCATCTTCGCCATTTTCGTAAAGTCAGGGGAAATTCGCGAATGGTCGAAGACGAGCGGGGAGCTCGTTCGGCTCGACATGAATGCAATGTTCGATGATCCCGTGTTCGTGCGGCCGATTGCGGTCAAGGCGCTCGTCGACAGCACGCTTGCGGAAGCCGAAAACGAAGTCGCCAAGGCGCTCATTGCGAAGAAAAACCCTGAAATCGTAAAGTTGCAACAAGACGCCGAGCAGCACGGGCACAAGCAGGGGCACAAGCAGGGGCTCGATGTCGGCCGCAACATGTTGCGAAGCCTCCTGCGCCAACGCTTCGGTGCTCTTTCAGCTAGCGCCGGACGTCGCATCGATATGGCGACCGCGGAGCAGCTCGAGTTTTGGACGTCCCAGCTATTCTCCGTCGCTTCCATCGAAGAATTGTTTGCTTCGGATTCGGCGCTCTGAACAGGCTCGTCGAGAACGTCGTTCTTTACAACGTCGCCGATTGCATCTATCGTCGCGGCCTCATGACGCTGTCCATAAAAGAACGACTCGACCAAATGGTCGCCACCCTGCGCGGGTTCCCCCTTGCCCGGATCATCGTTGGCCCCGAGACGCGCAAAGGACTCGATACCAAGGAGCTCGACCAGCTCGAAGGCACCCACGGCGTGATACTGGGGTCCGCATTGCGCGAGTTCTACGGCGTGACCAATGGCTTTACGCTATTCTGGCGCGTTGCCCGAGATGCGTCCCCGGACCTCATGGAGCGGTACGATGCAGCGTCGCCCAATCCCACGACGTGCATCAACTGGGAAATGATTCACGGTTTCTTGATCCCGCCGCTGGAAGTGGTACTCAAAGAAAAACCTTTCGGCGACATCACCATCACGCATCGTGACGAAGAAACGATGCGTCTTTGGGCAGGACGACCCATGACGGACGAAATGGCCGCGGCATCGATACGCGTCTTCGATCGGTACCTCGCAGAGGGCAATGAAGACGGATGCATTGGTTTGCTCATGTTTCCCGATACAGAACCACGCATCGTCGGCATTACGGATTCGGCAATGGTGGATCCCAAGCGCCCCTGGATGAAGGTGGAAACGTATTTGGATTTGACGATTGCCATGGGCGGCGAATACGGAAGTCGGTACGGACACACCGGCATGGCGAGCGTGCCCTCGGGAGAGCTCGCGTTTACCCCGGAACAAATCGCGCAGTTTGGCCGCGATATCCTGCGACCGCTCGGATGACGAATCGCGGTAGCGGACCTGCGCAGACCCGCGCAGCGTTTCAACTGTTTCATCAACCTGTTTCATAACGTTGGTCGGTCGATGCTTGACGCGCGTCGTCGGCTTCGACGGAGCCGACACGCGAACGGAGCTCCAGCTCGACGCCGGCTATTACCCTGCGAAGCACGACCTCAAAGTGGTGACGAACGTGGGCATTGGACGTCGGCGTGACGAAGGCGCCTGGGCGCCATTCTGGATGGTTCAGGTGCAGACGAGTTTTTGATTGCATCAAGGCGCATAGGCTCGTCGCGACGCTCTCGCTTTGCGTAGGCTCCAGTACCTTCCCCCACCGCCCAGCCAAGATGGCCCGTCCCGGGGACGCATGTTCATCCTCGCGCGCTGCAACTCCTACGGGCGCAATTCTCGTCTCACTGCATGTCGTCGAATCTGCCGCCAAGCTTGGTCATGCGAGATCACCACGTTCATTTTGTTTGTACTCAAAATATTTCCGTGATAGACATGCATCCAGAGCGCAATATTTGTGCTTTTTCAGTTGACCATATGCACGTGAAGGCGTCCTTCGTGGAGTCGCGACGGCGTGCAGCACGAAGGTCGAACACGGGAGGAGAAATCGATGCCGGACTGGCTCATGCCCCAAATTCACGAAGTCTTCAAAGTCATCGGGCAACGCTTGCCGACGGTGGCCGCAGCCCTGGCCGTTTTGGTTTTGGGCTGGATGGTTTCACTGACCATCCGCGCCATGGTTTTTGCGGGTTTGAAACGTACGACACTCGACAACAAACTCGCCGAGCTGCTTGGTGCCGACGCTGGAAGTCCCGCGGAATCGCGCATCGAGCGGATCATTGCAACCACAGTTTACTGGATTGCAATGGCAGTCGTCTTCGTGGTGTTTTTCGGCATTCTTGGCGTCGATGCCATCACGCACCCGCTCGTGGCCATGTTGAGCGGCTTTACGGGCGCCGTTCCTGCATTGGCCAAGGCGGGGGCGATTGGTTTGGTCGGGTTTGGCGTGGCAATGCTCGCGCGAACGCTGATCGTGAAGTTGCTCGATAAGGTCAAGTTCGACGCGCGCGTCGGGGAATTTGCTCCTGAGCTTGCGACGCCTGCGACCGAGGCGACCGAGGCCGCGCCGAAAAAGAAGGGGAAGAAGCACGAGGCGCCGGCGGCGGTATCCAGTTCACGCATGATTGGAAACGTCGTATACTGGGTGATATTGGCGCTCACCGCAGTTCCCGTCGTCGAAGCGTTGCAGATTGGCGTATTGGCCCGACCGTTTGCGGCAGCGCTGGAGACGGTGACGACGTATGCGCCGCGCATCATTGCCGCAGCATTGATCCTCGTCGTGGGCTTTCTGCTAGCGCGTCTTTTGCGCACCGTGACGGCTGGCATTCTTTCTCGCGTCGGCGTCGACAAGGTGATGCAGCGAGTTGGTCTTGGCAAAGCTTTGGGAGACCATACGCTGAGCAAAATTGCGGGCACGATCGTCTTTGCAGTCGTGCTTTTGCACGCGGCGATCTCGGCGCTCGGGCGGCTTCAAATCGAAGAAATCAGCCAACCCGCGACGCTGGCGCTCGCTCAAGTTTACGGTTACATGCCCAAGCTTTTCATGGGTATGGTGCTTTTGGCCATTGGCGTGGTGCTGGCGCGCGTGGTCGGGAACCTGGTTTCGAGCCTCGTGGCAGCGCTGGGTTTCAATACGCTGATGGGGCACATCGGCTTTGCCGTTGGAGCTTCGGACGAAGCGAAAGCTCAAGAAGACGCTGCCAAGCAGGCTGTTGCAGGAGCCGTGCAGGCCATCGACGAGGAGCGGGATGCTGGCAATGTCGATGCAATGCTTGCGGGGCGGCAGCGGCTACGTACGCCGTCCGATCTGTTGGGATTGGTAGCGAGCGCCGTGGTGCTCTTGCTGTTCGTGCGCCAATCGCTGTCGACGATGCATTTGGAGGCGCTGGCGACCACGCTCGATCGATTCGTTGCGTACTTGCCGAACGTACTCATCGCCGCGGTCGTTTTGGTGGCTGGTTTGTGGCTGGGTCGATTCGCGGGCAAGCAAGTGGACGATTTGACGGCAAGGAGCACCGACGCGCTCGTTCGCGCGCTGGGTCGAGTGGCCCATGTGGCGGTGGTTCTTTTTGCGTCGCTCGTGGCATTGCAGGAGCTGGGCGTGGGCGAAACGCTGATTTCGCTGGCGTTTGGATTGCTCTTGGGGGCGATCTGTTTGGCGCTGGCATTGGCCTTTGGCCTCGGCGGCCGCGACGTGGCCGGACGAATCCTGGCCAAGCAATACGAAAAGCGGCAAGGCAAGTCGTAAAAGCGGGCGCTCGAGGCGGACCCGCCGCCTATGACCCGGTGCTCCTCAAAAATCCCCGACGAACCTCCAGCCTGTCCTTGACGAACCGCATGTTCCTGGGTAAACCGGGCAACCTCGACCATGACGAACCGGGTTGCCTCACGGATGCGCGGATTGCGAATCACCAGCGCATTTTCGCCGAGCTTTCCCGGTTGCACCCACATCCGCTTTTCTGCTACGTTGAACACCGATGGACCCGAGAGTTCCTGCTGCACCCATGGTTCTCGCTCCGAGCGCGCACAGTGTTGCGGAAGCGCATACACCAGCACGCATGGAACGCCGGTTCAAGCCCACGCCAGCGTCATTTCCGCCGGTCGACGAGCACATCGTCGTGCCGGAAGTGTCCCAGGTCGAGCTCATCGACGGGCGTGAGGTCATCGACGTGGGCTCGCTTCCTCCTCACGCAGATGCCCAAGCGCTCACCGGCTTTTTGCTGGCTGCTCACGTGCTGCGTGAGTATGTCGTCGCAACCGAATTGCTCACGCGCAGCGCGGTGGATTCGGACTTTGCCACGGATGTGTGCATTCGCAAAAGGGGCATCGATCCTGAAACCGGCTCACGGTACCTCGAGGAATTATCGTTCGAGATTGTGAACGAACAATCGATGAGCGACGTGACGGGCAAAGCAAAGAATTTGGCTCGACGCGGGGTTCGTCGCATCTTCGCCATCTTCGTCAAGACGGGGGAATTACGCGAATGGTCGAAGACGAGCGGGGAGCTCGTGCGACTCGACATGAATGGGATGTTCGATGATCCCGTGTTCGTCAGGCCGATTGCCGTCAAAGCGCTCGTCGACAGCACGCTTGCGGAAGCCGAAAACGAAGTCGCCAAGGCGCTCATTGCGAAGAAGAACCCCGAGATCGTGAAACTGCAACAAGACGCCGAGCAGCACGGGCACAAGAAGGGGCTCGACGAGGGGCACAAGAAGGGGCTCGACGAGGGGCACAAGAAGGGGCTCCGCTGGACGTTGCGAAGCCTTTTGCAGCAGCGCTTCGGCGATGTTCCAGCGAGCGTCGGAAGCCGCATCGATTTGGCAACCACGGAGCAGCTCGAACGTTGGACGTCCCAGCTATTTTCCGTGGCTTCCATTGAAGAACTGTTTGCTTCGGATTCGGCGATCTAGCGCCCAATCACGGCCCCACCGCAAACGTCGCCGAAAGCGGCAGGTCGCGCGATGACGAGCCTACCCGCGCCTCATACGTCGTCGGCTCCACGACGAACGCTGCCTTCGCATCGTCCCAATACGCAAGCTCGGCCGCGCGGATCGTGAGGTCGACCGTTTTCTTCTGCCCCGCATCGAGCGCCACACGCGCAAATGCACGCAGCTCCCTCGGCGCCCGCATCACCACGCTTTGCGGCACGCTGATGTATAACTGCACGACCTCCTCGCCCGCACGCTGCCCCGCATTCGTCACGTCGACATGCGCAACGAGCTCGCCGGCTTGCTCGATCGAGGTCGCGTCGAGCCGAAAATCGGAATACGCAAACGTCGTGTACGAGAGGCCGAAGCCAAATGGGAAAACTCGGCGTGAGGTTTTCGTGATCGATATGCCGATAGCCGTGAAAGTAGCCGTACGTGACAACGTCGGCGTCGTTCACGAACGGAGGCAGTTGTGTCTCTGCTATCGGGAACGTCATGGGCAACTTCCCCGACGGATTCACGTCGCCAAAGAGCACGTCCGCAATCGCATTGCCTCCCTCTTGGCCGGGATACCACGCCATCATCACGCCCTCGGTGCCTTGAATCCAAGGTTCCACCAATATGGAAGCCCCACCTTCGAGGATGACGATGGTCCGCGGGCTGTTCGCCTTTACGCTTTCAATCAATGCAACGTCTTCCTCGTGGAGCCCGAGCGATTTGCGATCGCCCGCCGATACACCCTCGATATCCTCGCCTTCGTCCGCTGACGTGAGACCCACCACCACGATCGCCGCGTCCGCGTCGGCAATGGCAGCTTCATCGGCAGCCGATAGCGTCGGCCCAGGCACGTGCACGACCGTCAATCCAGCGCGCGCCATGAGCCCATCGAGCGGCGTTACCGCATACGAGGGGACGACGTTGCTGCTGCCCGTGTCGCCCAGGTTCGCCGTGTTCGCGAGCGCTCCGATGACGACCAGCTTCTTCGTCGTCGCCGGATCGAGCGGCAATGCGCCCATTTCATTGCGTAGCAACACAATCGCCTTCCCCGCGACCTCGCGCGCAAGCGCCGTGTGCTCCGCGCTTTCCACGACGGCGGGATCGACAATGGCTGGATCGTCGAGCTTGAATTCGAACTTCTTTCGCAAAATGCGCCGAACGGCATCGTCGATGACGTCCATGGGCACCTCCCCGTTTTCAACGGCCGCGACGAGCGGCGGGCCGTAATACGCGGCAAGAGGCATTTCGACATCGAGCCCCGCGAGCGCCGACGGGACGGTGCTCCGCGTGCCGAAAATCCAATCGGATTCGACGAAACCGTCAAAACCCCAATCGCCTTTCAGGATGTCGCGCAGCAGGTGCTCGTTCTCGGCGCAATAGTGCCCGTTGACTCGATTGTACGCGCTCATCACCGATCCCACGCGCGCGACCTTCACGGCCTTTTCGAAGTGCGGCAAGTACACTTCGCGCAGCGTGCGTTCGTCGAGCTGCACGTCGACCGTGAAGCGCGTGTTCTCGATGCTGTTGGCAGCGAAATGCTTGGCGCTCGCAATGACGTGCTCTTGCGCGCCCTCGATGAAGCCCACGCCCATTTCGCCAATGTGAAACGAGTCCTCGCCGTAGGTCTCCTGTGCGCGTCCCCAACGCGGGTGGCGCAGCACGTTGATGGTCGGCGCGAGGATCACGTTGCCACCCTTCGCCGCCGTCTCGAGGCCAATGGCCTGGCCGACGCGCTTTTCCAGCGCGGGATCCCACGTCGCGCCGCGAGCAATGCCAACCGGAAACGTCGTCGCCTTGCCCGCACGCACGCCACGCGGCCCATCGACCATTTTGAAACCGGGTATCTTGTGCGTCTCGTTCTCCTGCGTGTGCCAAAGCCCGCCCATTGCCACGATGCTTTGCCCGTGCATCTGAGCGACCTTGTCTTCGAGGGACATCGCCTCGAGCAGCGTCTCGACACGCTCGCCCACGGACGCATGTTTGGCGGCGGGAGGGTCGCCTCCACAAGCTGGAATGCAGGCGAGATTCAGGAGTAACCAGGGACCGAGAAGACATCGTCCGAAGCGCATGATCGGCGATGGTAATCCGTGCGAGATCCTTTCGTCGAGAGGAACGAACAAAATCCTTGCACGCCGAAACGAAACCGTGTAACCTCGCGTCGCCATGTTGATGTTCTACTTCATCTAAGAACGTCCGAGCTCCCTGCGTCAGGCTGCTGTGCACGCGTTTGCACGCGCCTTGTGTCGCGCAAGGGACTCCGTCTTGGCAAACTCGCTGGTCAGGCAGCTCCTGTCTCGTGCGCGTGAGCGTCGACGGAGGCACGAGAATGCTTTGGCATTGGGGGCTTCGGATCGCTTGCGGCGCTCTGCGCCCCGAACCCCATGCCGGCCAGTTGCGATCGCGTTGCAAACCAATGCGTCGCTGCCGAATACGCGCACGTACGTGCGCGGTCGCATAGCACGGTGACGAGAGATTCGTCGATTGGAGGATTTTGTATGGCTAAGTTTGGCTCGAAACCCATTGCAGAACATGCCGAAGTGCCCCTTGCCGACGAGGGTCGATGGGAAGAAATCGTCGATGATTGGACCGCACGCAAAGCGCTTGCACCGGCTCATGATGCAGAAGCAAGCGCAAGTTACGTCGTTTCGGTGGGGCAAGAGCGTGATGCACACGTACGTGCCGCGCAAATGGCCGAAATCGTCGCCTTGGTGCAAAGCCAAGGCGGCCGCGTGGTTGGACAAGAGATCTGCTTTTTGTCACAGCCGAATCCGCGAACGCTTCTGGGCAAAGGAACGGCGCAAGACATTGCCTCGAGAGCCCGTGCGAATGGAGCAACCATGCTCGTGCTCGATGCAGAATTGTCTCCATCGCAAGCACGCAACCTCGAAGACCTGGCAGGAATGCCCATTTGCGACCGGGAAGCGATCATTCTGAACGTGTTTTTGGCCCACGCAAAAACGCGTCGCGCTCGCATTCAAGTCGAAATTGCGCAGCTCGAATACCTGCGGCCACGAATCCGAGGCGTGGGACTGGACATGGACCAACAAACCGGAGGCATGACGAAAGCCCGCGGGCCTGGTGAAACAGCGTCGGAGCTGATGGCCCGAAAGCTCGACGGACGGCTCGAAGAGTTGCAGAAAGCTCTGAAAAAACTCGAGACGTCCAGTCGAACACAACGCAAAGAGCGCAATGCGTGCAAACGTATGGTGCTCGTGGGGTATACGAATGCCGGTAAAACATCGCTGATGAATGCTCTGACGGCAGCGGGTTTGTCGGCGAAGGACATGCCGTTCGAAACATTGGATACCACCTCGCGCTGCTTGACACGCCACGGCGGTGACGTGCTCATCAGTGACACGGTGGGCTTCATTCGGCGCCTGCCAGAACGGCTCATGGCCAGCTTCGAATCGACGCTTTCCGAAATCACCGAGGCGTCCCTTCTCGTCATCGTCATCGATGCATCCGATTACGAACGAGAATTGCACCTCCAAACGACGCTGGAAATCCTCGAAAAGATCGGCGCCGCCGATATCCCGAGGTTCTACGTGTTCAACAAACTCGACCGTCTCGCGGAAAAACCATACGCCGAACAGCTCGATGCGTGGAGCGGTGGGCATCCGTGGGCGGCGCTCAGCACACACGATGCAATCGCAGTCGCCAGCTTGGAAGAGCAGCTTTTGCGGGCGGTACGCAGCGAAGAAGAGGAAGTGACGACGTTCGTTCCTTATGCGGCCGGGAATGTATTGTCGCTCGTTTATGGCAAGTGTCGCGTGATTAGCAGCACTGCCGCCGAGGAAGGTCTCGAGCTACGGATTCAGGGGCCTGCTCAGGTGCTGTCACACATCCGCAATGCAATCGCAGGAGGCAATCGATGACAACGCTCGTGCATGTATCGGAAGCGCGCATCCTGACGCCGGCTGGGCGCCCGCTCTTCGATGGATTGAACATGCAATTGTCGAACGAACGGGTCGCGCTGATCGGCCGAAACGGCGTGGGAAAGTCTTCCCTACTTGCCGTTTTGGCCGGCGAGGCCGATGTTCAATCGGGTCGCGTGAAACTCCATGGCAAAGTCCATTGGGTACCTCAAATGGTCAATCCGGTGAACACCAGTTGTGGAGAGCAACGTAAACGCGCGCTGCAGGAAGCACTGGCTTCGGAAGCCGACATCTTGCTACTCGACGAGCCCACCGAAGATCTCGACGACGACGCGGTCGCGTGGCTGCGCCATGCATTGAAAGCGTGGCCCGGGTGTTTGGTGGTCGCTTCGCATGATAGAAGGCTGCTCGGCGATTTCGAGCATTTCTTCATCGCCAGCGAATCCGGTTGTCGCGCCTATTCGGGGACGCTGGACGGTCTCGATGTTCAATTGGAACGAGATGCCCAGGAAGCGCAAGAGCGTTATGCCAGCAGCTTGCAGCGCCTCGTGCAGCAGGAAGAGCATATCGATCACGTCGGGCGCAGGCGGGATCGCAAAAAGCGTCGAGGTCGCTGCTGCGAGCTCGACCGCGCAACGCCTCGCATACGGCTCAACGCGAAAAGAGGCCGCGCGCAGGTCTACCAAGGGCGGATGAAACAACAGCGCGAAGCTCGAATCGATTTCCTCCGGCAATGGACGAAGTCGACACGGCGCGCGTTGAACGTGAACCTCGCCCTGGAATTGCCCGTGCCCACCTTGCCCGATCCCGCGTCCGACGATATCGTGGTTTTGCAGGGAGCGACGGTGCAAATGGGAGGACGTTCCCTCTTTGGCCCGCTCGATTTGCGCATGGGGCGGCGCCGTATCGCCGTCGTTGGTCCCAATGGAGCGGGAAAAACCACGCTCCTCGATGTCGTGCTAGGCCGTCGTTCTCCCACGGGAGGCGCGGCATTGCGCGATATGTCGAAAATCGGTGCGATTGCGCAAGGTGCATCGGATTGGCTCACGGACGAATCGCTGCTATCGTACCTGAGCCTGCAAACGATTCGGCGAGGTGATGACGAGCTTGCTCGGATGCTCGTTGCGCACAAGTTTCCGCTGGCGCTTGCGGAGCGGCCATTGCGGTCGCTCAGCCCGGGCGAACGAGCGCGTGCTGCGTTGATTGCCTTATTTCAACGGGCCCCGCCCGTGGAGGTCTTGGTCCTGGACGAACCGACGTACAGTCTGGATCTCATAGGTCAACGGGCCATGACCGAAGCTCTACGGGCGTGGCCGGGAGGCTTGATCGTTGCGAGTCACGATCGGGACTTTCTGGCTGCGATTGGAGTGGATATGGTGATCGAACTGAATGGACCTCCATCCGCGCGGGGCCCATGATGCGCCCGACATTCGCGCGCGTGTGCCGCTGATGCTCGTTACCGCTTCGGCTTCTTCGGTGCGGGCGAGCGGTTCCTCGTGGCCACTTTGCGAATGGTTTCACCCAACTTCCGCAGCGTTGCGGCTCGTTTCTTCACGGGTTTGTCGCCGGACTCCACGAGCACCTTTTTCCCATCGAAAGCAATGGCCAATCGATGGATCTTTTCCACTCCTGCTGCGCGCAATTCGGCCGCGTAATCGTTGTCGCGCAGTTGCGAAAGCCCCTCGGCGAGCGCTTGTTTCAGTGTCCGTTCGCCTTTTTTGGCCGCCTTCAATTCGAGCACCACACCGGGCTTGCCTGGACGTCGCGGTTTGATGAGAACGTCTGGTCGTCCTTCGCCCGATTCACGATTCGAACGGACTTCGTAATCGGGTTCGAGCGCCGCGAGCAGCCCGATCATGAAGCCATGGTAAAACCGCTCCGGGTCCGGGCCACCGACGTCGTGATACGAAAGGGTGTATGCACAAAGCGGCTCAATCTGGCGTGCGAGCTTCTCCGCGTTGCCTTCCAAAAGCGCCTCCGTCAATGCCTGGATATGTCCCCCCGCGGCCTTGAGCCCCTTGTCGAGCCACATTTGAAACGTGCTTCGATACACTTCGGCAACTTCGCGGTTGGGAATGGACAACAAATGCCGCGGAGCCTCGAGCGCGTAGGCGGGTTTCATGCGAGTCGCTTTCAGGTAGCCGCCAAATACGAGCATGTTCCACAGTGCGTTCGTATTCGTCTCGAGCTCGGAGAAAACGATGTTGCTATCGAGCTGCTTGTCGATGGCGCCTCCTTCGAGCAGCTCGAGAATTTCTTTTTCAACGGCAAAAGCGTGATGCTGAAGCAGGTGTTTGATGAGCGCATTCTCGCTGGTATTGAGCCAATAAGGCAAGAGTAGCTTGTCCTTGCTGGACAAAAATTCGAGGATCGACCACGGATTGTAAATGGCTACGCCGCCAAAGTCGTATCCATTATAATAGGCGCGA
The Polyangiaceae bacterium genome window above contains:
- a CDS encoding MmcQ/YjbR family DNA-binding protein, encoding MDGPAEPIARFRKICLELPEATELETWGHPTFRVRDKIFASAGAEGGVWSLGMKTTHEMQAGLVASDPRFSVAAYVGKHGWISMRVDDDVDWNQVRALVVESYRMIAPKTLAARVQL
- a CDS encoding SMI1/KNR4 family protein, translated to MTLSIKERLDQMVATLRGFPLARIIVGPETRKGLDTKELDQLEGTHGVILGSALREFYGVTNGFTLFWRVARDASPDLMERYDAASPNPTTCINWEMIHGFLIPPLEVVLKEKPFGDITITHRDEETMRLWAGRPMTDEMAAASIRVFDRYLAEGNEDGCIGLLMFPDTEPRIVGITDSAMVDPKRPWMKVETYLDLTIAMGGEYGSRYGHTGMASVPSGELAFTPEQIAQFGRDILRPLG
- a CDS encoding mechanosensitive ion channel translates to MPDWLMPQIHEVFKVIGQRLPTVAAALAVLVLGWMVSLTIRAMVFAGLKRTTLDNKLAELLGADAGSPAESRIERIIATTVYWIAMAVVFVVFFGILGVDAITHPLVAMLSGFTGAVPALAKAGAIGLVGFGVAMLARTLIVKLLDKVKFDARVGEFAPELATPATEATEAAPKKKGKKHEAPAAVSSSRMIGNVVYWVILALTAVPVVEALQIGVLARPFAAALETVTTYAPRIIAAALILVVGFLLARLLRTVTAGILSRVGVDKVMQRVGLGKALGDHTLSKIAGTIVFAVVLLHAAISALGRLQIEEISQPATLALAQVYGYMPKLFMGMVLLAIGVVLARVVGNLVSSLVAALGFNTLMGHIGFAVGASDEAKAQEDAAKQAVAGAVQAIDEERDAGNVDAMLAGRQRLRTPSDLLGLVASAVVLLLFVRQSLSTMHLEALATTLDRFVAYLPNVLIAAVVLVAGLWLGRFAGKQVDDLTARSTDALVRALGRVAHVAVVLFASLVALQELGVGETLISLAFGLLLGAICLALALAFGLGGRDVAGRILAKQYEKRQGKS
- a CDS encoding glycoside hydrolase family 3 C-terminal domain-containing protein is translated as MRFGRCLLGPWLLLNLACIPACGGDPPAAKHASVGERVETLLEAMSLEDKVAQMHGQSIVAMGGLWHTQENETHKIPGFKMVDGPRGVRAGKATTFPVGIARGATWDPALEKRVGQAIGLETAAKGGNVILAPTINVLRHPRWGRAQETYGEDSFHIGEMGVGFIEGAQEHVIASAKHFAANSIENTRFTVDVQLDERTLREVYLPHFEKAVKVARVGSVMSAYNRVNGHYCAENEHLLRDILKGDWGFDGFVESDWIFGTRSTVPSALAGLDVEMPLAAYYGPPLVAAVENGEVPMDVIDDAVRRILRKKFEFKLDDPAIVDPAVVESAEHTALAREVAGKAIVLLRNEMGALPLDPATTKKLVVIGALANTANLGDTGSSNVVPSYAVTPLDGLMARAGLTVVHVPGPTLSAADEAAIADADAAIVVVGLTSADEGEDIEGVSAGDRKSLGLHEEDVALIESVKANSPRTIVILEGGASILVEPWIQGTEGVMMAWYPGQEGGNAIADVLFGDVNPSGKLPMTFPIAETQLPPFVNDADVVTYGYFHGYRHIDHENLTPSFPIWLRPLVHDVCVFRFSARRDLDRASRRARCACRRDECGAACGRGGRAVIHQRAAKRGDAGAEGAACICACGARCGAEENGRPHDPRGRACVLGRCEGSVRRGADDV
- the hflX gene encoding GTPase HflX; translation: MAKFGSKPIAEHAEVPLADEGRWEEIVDDWTARKALAPAHDAEASASYVVSVGQERDAHVRAAQMAEIVALVQSQGGRVVGQEICFLSQPNPRTLLGKGTAQDIASRARANGATMLVLDAELSPSQARNLEDLAGMPICDREAIILNVFLAHAKTRRARIQVEIAQLEYLRPRIRGVGLDMDQQTGGMTKARGPGETASELMARKLDGRLEELQKALKKLETSSRTQRKERNACKRMVLVGYTNAGKTSLMNALTAAGLSAKDMPFETLDTTSRCLTRHGGDVLISDTVGFIRRLPERLMASFESTLSEITEASLLVIVIDASDYERELHLQTTLEILEKIGAADIPRFYVFNKLDRLAEKPYAEQLDAWSGGHPWAALSTHDAIAVASLEEQLLRAVRSEEEEVTTFVPYAAGNVLSLVYGKCRVISSTAAEEGLELRIQGPAQVLSHIRNAIAGGNR
- a CDS encoding ABC-F family ATP-binding cassette domain-containing protein; its protein translation is MTTLVHVSEARILTPAGRPLFDGLNMQLSNERVALIGRNGVGKSSLLAVLAGEADVQSGRVKLHGKVHWVPQMVNPVNTSCGEQRKRALQEALASEADILLLDEPTEDLDDDAVAWLRHALKAWPGCLVVASHDRRLLGDFEHFFIASESGCRAYSGTLDGLDVQLERDAQEAQERYASSLQRLVQQEEHIDHVGRRRDRKKRRGRCCELDRATPRIRLNAKRGRAQVYQGRMKQQREARIDFLRQWTKSTRRALNVNLALELPVPTLPDPASDDIVVLQGATVQMGGRSLFGPLDLRMGRRRIAVVGPNGAGKTTLLDVVLGRRSPTGGAALRDMSKIGAIAQGASDWLTDESLLSYLSLQTIRRGDDELARMLVAHKFPLALAERPLRSLSPGERARAALIALFQRAPPVEVLVLDEPTYSLDLIGQRAMTEALRAWPGGLIVASHDRDFLAAIGVDMVIELNGPPSARGP
- a CDS encoding AAA family ATPase, whose amino-acid sequence is MALRIPTGISDFRLLREGKFEFVDKSHFITELLDRDGNTVVLLPRPRRFGKTINLTMLKWFFEKRDENLWHLFEDLHVARAGDAYRAHFQQYPVIHISFKGTKADNFDECRDKIRQVIRKSYEAHRLVLEGKLDGPNQRDFQAVIEGTASEALYQWSLLNLTEYLHEVHGKRPIVLIDEYDAAIHAGYTYGYYDKVIGFFRSFLEAGLKDNTHLGRAVMTGILRVAKESIFSGLNNPGVYTLLQGEFNTCFGFTEPELQALLQKGGMEEHLDILRAYYNGYDFGGVAIYNPWSILEFLSSKDKLLLPYWLNTSENALIKHLLQHHAFAVEKEILELLEGGAIDKQLDSNIVFSELETNTNALWNMLVFGGYLKATRMKPAYALEAPRHLLSIPNREVAEVYRSTFQMWLDKGLKAAGGHIQALTEALLEGNAEKLARQIEPLCAYTLSYHDVGGPDPERFYHGFMIGLLAALEPDYEVRSNRESGEGRPDVLIKPRRPGKPGVVLELKAAKKGERTLKQALAEGLSQLRDNDYAAELRAAGVEKIHRLAIAFDGKKVLVESGDKPVKKRAATLRKLGETIRKVATRNRSPAPKKPKR